One Molothrus aeneus isolate 106 chromosome 29, BPBGC_Maene_1.0, whole genome shotgun sequence genomic region harbors:
- the EGR3 gene encoding early growth response protein 3: protein MTGKLLEKLPGTMNTLMNQLPDNLYPEEIPNSLNIFSSTSDSVAHYNQMAADNVMDIGLANEKAGQELSSYSGTFQPAPGNKTVTYLGKFAFDSPSNWCQDNIISLMSAGILGVPPSSGALTSTQSSAGSMGPPQGEVDQMYPALPPYSSCSDLYPEPVSFHDPQSNPGLTYSPQDYQAAKPALDSNLFPMIPDYNLYHHPNDMGTITEHKPFQSLDPIRVNPPPITPLETIKAFKDKQIHPGFGGLPQPPLTLKPIRPRKYPNRPSKTPLHERPHACPAEGCDRRFSRSDELTRHLRIHTGHKPFQCRICMRSFSRSDHLTTHIRTHTGEKPFACEFCGRKFARSDERKRHAKIHLKQKEKKAEKGSGVQPPAAPPAATATTSPPVALAPAVTTCA, encoded by the exons ATGACAGGCAAACTACTGGAGAAGCTGCCGGGGACCATGAACACTTTGATGAACCAATTGCCTGACAATCTGTACCCAGAGGAGATCCCCAACTCTTTGAATATCTTCTCCAGCACCAGCGACTCGGTGGCTCACTACAACCAGATGGCTGCAG ATAATGTTATGGACATTGGCTTAGCGAACGAAAAGGCCGGTCAGGAATTGTCCTCCTACTCGGGCACTTTTCAACCCGCCCCGGGCAACAAGACTGTCACCTACCTGGGGAAATTCGCTTTTGACTCGCCCTCCAACTGGTGCCAGGACAACATCATCAGCCTGATGAGCGCCGGCATCCTGGGGGTGCCGCCGTCCTCGGGCGCGCTCACCAGCACGCAGAGCTCGGCGGGCAGCATGGGGCCGCCGCAGGGCGAGGTGGACCAGATGTACCCCGCGCTGCCGCCCTACTCCTCCTGCAGTGACCTCTACCCAGAGCCCGTCTCGTTCCACGACCCCCAGAGCAACCCTGGCCTCACCTACTCCCCCCAGGATTACCAGGCGGCCAAGCCCGCCTTGGACAGCAACCTCTTCCCCATGATCCCAGACTATAACCTCTACCACCACCCCAATGACATGGGCACCATCACGGAGCACAAACCCTTCCAGAGCTTGGACCCCATCCGCGTCAACCCGCCCCCCATAACCCCGCTGGAGACCATCAAGGCCTTCAAGGACAAGCAGATCCACCCGGGTTTCGGGGGGCTGCCGCAGCCGCCCCTCACGCTCAAGCCCATCCGACCCCGCAAGTATCCCAACCGGCCCAGCAAGACGCCGCTGCACGAGCGGCCCCACGCCTGCCCGGCCGAGGGCTGCGACCGCCGCTTCTCCCGCTCCGACGAGCTCACCCGTCACCTCCGCATCCACACGGGCCACAAGCCCTTCCAGTGCCGCATCTGCATGCGGAGCTTCAGCCGCAGCGACCACCTCACCACCCACATCCGCACCCACACCGGCGAGAAGCCCTTCGCCTGCGAGTTCTGCGGCCGCAAGTTCGCCCGCTCCGACGAGCGCAAGCGGCACGCCAAGATCCACCTCaagcagaaggagaagaaggccGAGAAGGGCTCGGGTGTGCAGccccccgccgcgccccccgccgccaccgccaccaCCTCGCCCCCCGTCGCCCTCGCCCCCGCCGTCACCACGTGCGCTTGA